A part of Marinobacter psychrophilus genomic DNA contains:
- a CDS encoding HEAT repeat domain-containing protein, translating to MNVSSLPRKALIPELLNLLKEGLPEERVDCARLLGRWKHHEAKEALQEYLGDPEEEVCVAAAEAMGSFADPSVIELLGQMAREHPDGEARIAAVRALARIDAPEAHAALLTLINLAEASEGMEEGWNHAWDVQREAISLVDGSLAHKAVPTLMDLLIEQEADDLEPEILEALARSGSAAENAFWQLLSHPLPRLRRRAARAIKKWQNKSAPVILFRFLRDQHPQVRIEALSSLAFRTETAYFRDILLCLEDRDTGVRSAAISAIQTITDKLGKQALDEIGSDRLKKLFTDDDPRIRCLGWHLLARQDEAIEEDMALWLEQHVENLHSDEIVTALGAIPQLAVSRQWHRRVFEMLWLRWGRESAELATAMARQWQCLPLDETDGDKFLELLAAEQACVRLAAINSLVQCTTGQQKALAVHWLGDILHGEPDLLSQPSNSKTEQADDDRLIPLRDEDATSADDESSLIQHIMDREYPEHDDGHSEPLMHASEAPRSTLDAVARANIDENLATAIQENDQDSELENMLTDLPGEMSAFSQVVREHVEAGDRLCLTGRKKADFPDASNAILVIRALGGSDSGFAVRWLREHLLTSDIGVQAEAVSSLGRIAQRRPDLGELSSCLGPLATLLTAAPPAVRAACANTLGSLGHPTALPLLLAALEDTHAPVRVAAISAVASCLSTQQAEFEQRHDVVLENLESRQVFDSLHQALKDPEPEVRAAALRVLVEKRGESIRQLLIDTALNDPDLTESASRLLARMEPETTVEKLAPIVKESNRVRRSVALRLLLEITKREFHPEAIW from the coding sequence ATGAACGTATCCAGTCTTCCTCGCAAAGCGTTAATACCAGAACTGTTAAATCTTTTGAAAGAAGGCCTCCCCGAGGAACGCGTCGATTGCGCTAGATTGCTGGGGCGTTGGAAGCACCATGAAGCAAAAGAAGCCCTGCAAGAGTATCTGGGCGACCCGGAAGAAGAAGTGTGTGTTGCCGCCGCCGAGGCCATGGGATCCTTCGCAGATCCGTCGGTGATTGAACTGTTGGGGCAAATGGCCCGTGAACATCCAGACGGCGAAGCCAGAATTGCCGCCGTTCGGGCACTGGCCCGCATAGACGCTCCTGAAGCGCATGCCGCATTGCTGACGCTGATCAACCTGGCAGAAGCAAGCGAGGGGATGGAAGAGGGCTGGAATCATGCTTGGGATGTTCAGCGGGAGGCTATTTCTCTTGTTGACGGATCGCTGGCACACAAAGCAGTCCCGACCTTGATGGATTTGTTAATAGAGCAAGAAGCGGATGACCTGGAGCCAGAAATACTTGAAGCGCTTGCACGATCCGGTTCCGCAGCAGAGAACGCCTTTTGGCAGTTGCTTTCACATCCGTTGCCGCGATTACGACGTCGCGCTGCCCGGGCGATAAAAAAGTGGCAGAACAAGTCTGCCCCCGTGATTCTTTTTCGATTTCTACGAGACCAGCACCCCCAAGTCCGGATCGAGGCGTTGTCAAGTCTGGCGTTCAGGACCGAGACCGCCTATTTCCGTGACATTCTTCTTTGCCTGGAAGATCGGGATACAGGGGTTCGAAGCGCAGCGATTAGTGCTATACAGACCATCACTGACAAGCTCGGCAAACAGGCGCTTGATGAGATTGGCTCAGACAGATTGAAGAAATTGTTCACAGACGATGACCCTCGAATTCGTTGTCTGGGTTGGCATTTACTCGCTAGACAAGACGAAGCTATTGAGGAAGATATGGCGCTGTGGCTTGAGCAGCATGTGGAAAATCTTCATTCTGATGAAATAGTGACTGCACTGGGTGCGATTCCACAGCTTGCTGTAAGCCGTCAATGGCACCGCCGGGTATTCGAGATGTTATGGCTCAGATGGGGCCGAGAAAGTGCTGAGCTGGCGACAGCCATGGCAAGGCAGTGGCAATGTTTACCCCTGGATGAAACGGATGGCGATAAGTTCCTGGAGCTATTGGCAGCGGAACAGGCCTGTGTGCGCCTCGCCGCCATTAACAGCCTGGTACAGTGCACAACCGGTCAGCAAAAAGCTTTGGCTGTTCATTGGCTCGGAGACATCTTGCATGGAGAGCCGGACTTACTTTCCCAGCCTTCAAATTCGAAAACGGAGCAGGCGGATGATGATCGTTTGATTCCGCTCCGTGACGAGGATGCTACCAGCGCAGATGACGAGTCTTCATTAATTCAGCACATTATGGATCGGGAGTATCCAGAGCACGATGACGGGCATTCCGAGCCGCTCATGCACGCAAGTGAAGCTCCAAGATCAACTCTTGATGCAGTCGCCAGAGCCAACATAGACGAAAACCTTGCAACAGCAATTCAGGAAAACGATCAGGACAGCGAGCTGGAAAACATGCTGACCGACTTGCCGGGAGAAATGTCCGCGTTTTCACAGGTGGTTCGCGAGCACGTCGAAGCTGGCGACAGATTGTGCCTCACAGGCCGTAAAAAAGCGGATTTTCCAGACGCGTCCAACGCTATCTTGGTCATCCGGGCCCTCGGTGGATCTGACTCTGGTTTCGCAGTGAGATGGCTTCGCGAGCACTTGCTGACGTCTGACATTGGTGTGCAAGCCGAAGCAGTCAGTAGCTTAGGACGAATCGCACAGCGGCGCCCTGACCTTGGTGAGTTAAGTAGCTGCCTTGGGCCCCTTGCAACACTTCTCACGGCTGCCCCCCCTGCTGTTAGGGCCGCCTGTGCCAACACCCTCGGTTCTCTTGGCCATCCAACGGCCTTGCCGTTGCTGCTCGCGGCTTTGGAGGATACACATGCTCCTGTCAGGGTGGCGGCTATATCCGCCGTTGCTTCTTGCTTGTCCACGCAGCAAGCCGAGTTCGAACAACGGCATGATGTTGTTCTGGAAAATCTGGAATCTCGACAGGTGTTCGATAGCTTGCACCAAGCCCTTAAGGACCCTGAACCGGAAGTTCGTGCAGCCGCCCTGCGAGTTCTGGTCGAAAAACGTGGAGAATCGATCCGCCAGTTGCTGATCGATACTGCGTTAAATGACCCTGATCTAACCGAGTCGGCCAGTCGATTGTTGGCGCGCATGGAGCCGGAAACAACGGTTGAGAAACTGGCGCCCATCGTCAAAGAGTCAAATCGGGTAAGGCGTTCTGTTGCTCTACGTTTGTTGCTTGAAATAACAAAACGTGAATTTCACCCGGAGGCAATATGGTGA
- a CDS encoding two-component system sensor histidine kinase NtrB translates to MMFHKFKSGNTCQSKPLCLETLKFFIPSLLLLAIALGIHYAVIVHEQNLLIAQEESLKVEQTRKKLEQKILRMQADTLRFAELVGHQTEKMTTNRDALARQFSHIMAFKPQYMQVRFLSSNGAEKVRLERTINGVSRQLNHLLQDKSHRRYFQEGIVLQPGTVYLSPLDLNVEWHSPQPEKLTMRMATPVSADNGEKVGLLVINYDGVALLKELLSVFEDTQKPSTPFGTFRLVINNFTVEFTRSDDQEIQFTLLESEEDSLDTKFSSNRRKGPDGGQVWQPEERLTTYSSLSPLDGIANSTWWVSHSIVTGRMYKTSSAFFGSLPLYIALLIILGVGSRLQAGHRLAARHVQDEHLHQLTRIVELSPSAIMLTDSDARIFYTNTAFTQLTGYQSSEVKGYTPRFLQSSTTNQEQYGKLWDTLKQGKPWHGEFHNRRKDGSLFWEAALIFPIRHPWSRQTCYVAIKQDISNEKALQEKLKQETLVRFHQEQLAKIGRMANMIAHDLRNPLTSIKISLQMAQRRAQNSVDQPSRHDTLWGLALNQVEYMERILDDILNYSSQGQLHVQNLDTNMLLSRIIDEMQGPLRKAEVSVNWSLAPQLPTMIADPARLRQVFQNLLNNALQATESARGERFIGIETRFGLENESPYLMVTITNNGKQMDGHTKNNAFEPFFTTRAKGTGLGLAIVKKLVDRHGGQVTIDSLNGIVQVCVVLPLCPTSEILTESSDRSGNALMYAVNEEL, encoded by the coding sequence ATGATGTTTCACAAATTCAAAAGCGGCAACACCTGTCAATCGAAGCCGCTTTGTTTAGAAACGCTAAAATTCTTCATACCGAGTCTCTTGTTGCTTGCTATAGCGCTGGGCATACACTATGCCGTTATAGTCCACGAACAGAATCTGCTGATCGCCCAAGAAGAGTCTCTAAAAGTCGAGCAGACCAGAAAGAAATTGGAACAGAAGATTCTGCGTATGCAAGCCGACACTCTTCGTTTTGCGGAGCTTGTCGGCCATCAAACGGAGAAAATGACCACTAATAGAGATGCCCTAGCGCGTCAATTCAGCCATATAATGGCGTTTAAGCCACAATATATGCAGGTGCGCTTTTTATCATCCAACGGTGCTGAAAAAGTCCGCCTTGAGCGGACAATAAACGGCGTCAGCCGCCAATTGAATCATCTTTTGCAAGATAAATCCCATCGTCGCTATTTTCAAGAAGGCATTGTTTTACAACCAGGTACGGTGTATCTCTCTCCACTTGACCTCAACGTTGAGTGGCACAGCCCTCAACCTGAAAAATTAACGATGCGAATGGCTACCCCGGTGTCGGCAGACAACGGGGAAAAGGTTGGTTTGCTTGTGATCAACTATGACGGTGTTGCGCTTCTTAAAGAGCTGCTGAGCGTTTTCGAGGATACCCAAAAACCCAGCACGCCGTTCGGCACTTTTCGTCTCGTAATCAACAACTTTACCGTTGAGTTCACCAGGTCAGACGACCAAGAAATCCAGTTCACGCTATTGGAGTCGGAAGAGGACTCTTTGGATACAAAATTTTCTTCAAACAGGCGGAAAGGCCCTGATGGAGGGCAGGTATGGCAACCGGAAGAACGCCTCACCACTTACTCAAGCTTATCGCCGCTGGACGGCATTGCAAATTCTACATGGTGGGTTAGCCATTCAATCGTGACAGGAAGAATGTACAAAACGAGCTCTGCGTTTTTTGGCAGCCTTCCTCTTTACATCGCTTTACTGATCATTCTGGGTGTTGGGTCACGCTTGCAGGCCGGCCACCGACTCGCCGCACGCCACGTGCAGGATGAACACCTGCATCAATTAACCCGCATCGTTGAGCTGAGTCCGAGTGCCATTATGCTGACGGATTCCGACGCTCGAATCTTTTATACAAACACCGCTTTCACACAGCTAACGGGTTACCAAAGTAGTGAGGTCAAGGGGTATACACCACGTTTTTTGCAATCTAGTACAACAAATCAGGAACAATACGGGAAACTCTGGGACACGCTGAAACAAGGAAAACCCTGGCACGGCGAGTTCCACAATCGAAGAAAGGATGGAAGCTTATTTTGGGAAGCTGCTCTGATCTTTCCCATTCGTCACCCTTGGAGCCGTCAAACGTGTTACGTCGCCATCAAACAGGATATCTCTAATGAAAAGGCGTTGCAGGAAAAGCTAAAACAGGAAACCCTGGTCCGTTTCCACCAGGAACAACTTGCCAAAATAGGCCGAATGGCCAACATGATTGCCCATGACCTGCGAAACCCGCTGACATCCATCAAAATAAGCCTGCAAATGGCTCAGCGTAGGGCTCAGAATTCTGTGGACCAACCTTCCAGACACGATACGCTTTGGGGGTTAGCACTAAATCAGGTCGAATATATGGAGCGCATTCTGGATGACATCCTGAATTATTCCAGTCAGGGCCAGTTGCACGTGCAAAATCTTGATACGAACATGCTGCTGAGCCGCATTATAGATGAAATGCAAGGTCCACTTCGCAAAGCAGAGGTATCGGTAAACTGGAGCCTGGCGCCTCAGTTACCTACCATGATTGCGGACCCGGCAAGATTACGCCAAGTCTTCCAAAACCTGCTAAATAATGCATTGCAAGCGACCGAAAGTGCGCGAGGCGAACGATTTATTGGCATTGAAACCCGGTTTGGTCTGGAAAACGAAAGTCCTTACCTCATGGTGACGATCACTAACAATGGCAAACAAATGGATGGTCACACCAAAAATAATGCTTTCGAGCCTTTCTTTACAACCCGTGCAAAAGGCACCGGGTTGGGGCTGGCTATTGTTAAAAAACTCGTAGACCGACATGGTGGGCAGGTCACGATAGACAGCCTTAATGGTATCGTACAAGTGTGTGTGGTTTTGCCGTTATGCCCCACTTCTGAAATTCTTACAGAAAGCAGCGATAGGAGCGGTAACGCCCTTATGTATGCGGTAAACGAGGAGCTGTGA
- a CDS encoding sigma-54-dependent transcriptional regulator, with amino-acid sequence MARILIIDDDASIRQTLQAFLLEESHEAQACASVEEALRFGNSECPELILLDVRLGGMSGLDGLLVLKVQYPDCRILIMTAHHDMESTIQAMQRGADDYLHKPLDLDELEVAINHSLAMLESNSMNGGLDVPLQYTPGMVGSSPKMREIYKTIGLISSTLATVLITGESGTGKELIARAIHDAGERSSGPFVAVNCAALSENLIESEMFGHTKGAFTGAVENHPGKFTLAQGGTLFLDEIGELPLSLQAKLLRVLQEKEYSPLGSKNVLKADCRIIAATNIDLPSAIKAKQFREDLFYRLQIISIWVPSLRERPEEIPELVKYLAAKANYYLKSKVRRITPEALQCLQNYAWPGNVRELEHQIFRSVTLSQSPNLDVYSLSDELQQMSGVFKESAEDLSPEQLSLADVERAHVCQVLDTTQGHRGKACDILGVSRPRLQRMIERFNLGST; translated from the coding sequence ATGGCGCGCATTTTAATTATCGATGACGACGCATCAATACGACAAACTTTACAAGCGTTTCTGTTAGAAGAAAGCCACGAGGCCCAGGCCTGTGCCTCAGTCGAGGAGGCCCTGAGATTCGGCAATTCCGAGTGCCCGGAATTAATACTTCTTGATGTCCGCCTTGGGGGAATGAGTGGGCTGGACGGCTTGTTGGTTCTTAAGGTTCAATACCCGGATTGCCGTATTTTAATAATGACCGCTCACCACGATATGGAATCTACCATCCAAGCCATGCAGCGGGGAGCGGATGACTATCTTCACAAACCCCTTGATCTGGATGAGCTTGAGGTCGCAATAAATCATTCTCTGGCAATGCTCGAATCGAACTCAATGAACGGCGGTCTTGATGTGCCGTTACAATATACTCCCGGGATGGTTGGCAGTAGTCCCAAGATGCGAGAGATTTACAAAACCATCGGGCTAATCTCTTCGACACTGGCTACGGTGCTAATAACCGGAGAAAGTGGCACTGGTAAAGAGCTCATCGCCAGAGCGATACATGACGCCGGCGAGAGATCTTCCGGCCCATTCGTGGCCGTTAACTGTGCTGCTTTATCGGAAAACCTGATTGAATCGGAAATGTTTGGTCACACTAAGGGCGCTTTTACCGGTGCCGTTGAAAATCACCCTGGTAAGTTTACCTTGGCACAGGGAGGTACCTTGTTCCTGGACGAGATCGGGGAGTTGCCACTTTCGCTACAGGCGAAACTATTACGTGTTCTGCAGGAAAAAGAATATTCTCCGCTAGGCTCAAAAAACGTGTTGAAGGCGGATTGTCGTATTATAGCGGCGACCAATATCGATCTCCCCAGTGCCATCAAAGCAAAGCAATTCCGGGAAGATCTGTTTTACAGACTTCAAATAATTTCGATTTGGGTTCCATCGTTGCGGGAGCGGCCTGAAGAAATTCCAGAGCTGGTAAAATACTTGGCCGCAAAGGCCAATTATTACCTGAAGAGTAAGGTCAGGCGGATAACGCCTGAGGCGCTCCAGTGTCTGCAAAATTATGCCTGGCCCGGTAACGTTCGTGAACTGGAACACCAGATTTTTAGAAGTGTCACTCTTTCGCAAAGCCCGAATCTGGATGTATACAGTCTGTCGGATGAACTCCAACAGATGTCCGGTGTCTTTAAGGAATCGGCCGAAGACCTCAGCCCGGAACAACTCTCATTGGCAGACGTTGAAAGAGCTCACGTTTGCCAAGTACTTGACACTACCCAAGGTCATCGCGGAAAAGCATGCGACATTCTTGGTGTTTCAAGGCCTCGACTGCAACGAATGATAGAGCGTTTCAATCTCGGAAGTACCTGA
- a CDS encoding nucleotidyltransferase family protein has protein sequence MAEIDNMEMPKEAANGDVIAVVLAAGRSQRFGSDKRLTPFADGETLLSQTLSAVLPDFPHTYLVIKAEDDPHVLLSQAYLNQVHILRAPQANCGLGNSLADAFQMLQNAHGLAAAIFLGDMPWLSPATCQKLITLATAENIVRPRYKSQVGHPVIFGRNFWSELRKVKGEDGAREFFKHHIQHCIWVDVDDAGVTLDIDYPGDLQKIGL, from the coding sequence ATGGCCGAGATAGATAACATGGAAATGCCTAAAGAGGCAGCCAATGGAGATGTGATTGCCGTTGTGCTGGCCGCAGGCCGTTCACAACGTTTTGGTTCTGATAAACGCCTGACACCTTTCGCGGACGGCGAGACTTTGCTGAGCCAAACCCTGTCTGCCGTGCTTCCTGATTTTCCGCATACTTATCTAGTAATAAAAGCAGAAGATGACCCGCACGTATTGTTATCGCAGGCGTACTTAAACCAAGTGCACATCCTAAGAGCTCCTCAAGCCAATTGTGGCTTGGGTAATAGCCTTGCGGATGCCTTTCAAATGCTTCAAAACGCTCATGGCCTTGCGGCAGCCATTTTTCTCGGCGATATGCCTTGGTTATCACCCGCAACATGTCAGAAATTAATCACTTTGGCGACAGCAGAAAACATTGTCCGTCCACGGTATAAAAGCCAAGTAGGGCACCCGGTTATCTTTGGTCGCAATTTTTGGTCAGAGTTGCGAAAGGTCAAAGGAGAGGACGGGGCGCGAGAGTTTTTTAAACATCATATCCAACACTGCATCTGGGTGGACGTGGATGATGCTGGAGTGACTCTGGACATTGATTATCCCGGTGACCTTCAAAAAATAGGCTTGTGA
- the amt gene encoding ammonium transporter, translating into MSEKEAIDLLWLILAGILVLTMQAGFLCLESGLTRSKNAINVALKNAFDLLVVMAVYWFIGFNLMFGEHSAWALDWRWVATDFSQLGFWDAGFFFFQMTFCATAATIVSGAIAERSRFITYVLITILIAGVIYPVVGHWSWSGIFNGSNGWLQKKGFVDFAGSSVVHGVGGWVALAAVIVIGPRQGRFKDGQVREISGSNLPMAMLGLMFFIIGWLGFNGGSVLAFDARVPGIMVNTLMAAAAGGMVALLISYCLSGRHRVTTMTINGTLAGLVAITAGVHSVSTLAAMVIGALGCLCMLAAEQLLLKFELDDPVGAVPVHLVAGIWGTLAVAFFGRAEQLQTGLSFSGQFQAQLFGIVAIGLFSFSLALVFLWLLKQLMPLRVSVEGERDGLNVSEHGARTELVDLLQAMAGQEKSGDLQHKVHAEPFTEVGLIAAQYNRVMARLNQVITRTRLIVRDIRDGVITFNSKGIISSVNPGAEHLFARTREQLIGQSTALLLHRNNSALYTHASPEQILPRLAASENVGPHELIARGANDQPFYIEVTTAASPTEAGVQYSAVIRDISERKRIEEQLHRHSELAQVTLEAITEGVITFDAQMHTVYLNPIAAALTGWSSQQAFGKPAEQILCLKSIEGDNMAVLPLFQQQKKQCLQLIKKRGKPSDIELTPAPLHNHAGEPVGWVVVMQDVTHSKLLQKQLSFQAIHDPLTGLINRREFERSLQSLIQDVEHNASEHLLCYLDLDQFKIVNDTCGHQAGDELLKQLANTLKPLLRQSDILARLGGDEFGVLLSHCPLNQGQEIAEQLREAVCGFHFSWGGQVFAVGVSIGIVHLTQPCGDLGIMLSKADTACYLAKNLGRNRVHLHLPDSSEVKLQTDQVQWVNRIRQALNEDHFRLFCQPIMALDQADASPAHYEILLRLKDARGHMVPPGAFLPSAERFNLMPQIDLWVIRNTLVWMGGQLRGSHLDLHCSINLSGASIGHPECLQTIREQLTKHQVPAHRVCFEITETTAMANLKKAQDFISELRVLGCKFALDDFGSGLSSFGYLKHLSVDYLKIDGIFIRELAQSPIDRAMVDSINTIGHIMGLKTVAEFVEDGATLEVLRQLGVDYAQGYHLGRPQPLESLGNAHVMLR; encoded by the coding sequence ATGAGCGAAAAAGAAGCCATCGATTTGCTCTGGCTAATTCTGGCCGGCATTCTCGTACTCACCATGCAAGCAGGCTTTCTGTGCCTGGAGTCGGGCCTGACCCGCAGCAAAAATGCCATTAACGTAGCGCTGAAAAACGCCTTTGATCTGCTGGTGGTGATGGCGGTTTACTGGTTCATCGGCTTTAACTTGATGTTCGGGGAGCACAGTGCCTGGGCTCTGGACTGGCGCTGGGTCGCAACCGATTTCAGTCAGCTGGGTTTCTGGGATGCGGGCTTTTTCTTTTTCCAGATGACCTTCTGCGCCACCGCCGCTACCATCGTGTCCGGCGCCATTGCTGAGCGCAGCCGCTTTATTACCTATGTTCTGATCACCATTCTGATTGCCGGCGTAATCTATCCGGTAGTGGGACACTGGAGCTGGAGCGGCATATTCAATGGCAGTAATGGCTGGCTCCAGAAAAAGGGCTTTGTGGATTTTGCCGGCAGCAGTGTCGTGCATGGTGTCGGTGGCTGGGTGGCCTTGGCGGCGGTGATCGTCATCGGCCCGCGCCAAGGACGTTTCAAAGACGGCCAGGTCCGAGAAATTTCCGGCAGTAACCTACCCATGGCTATGCTGGGCCTGATGTTCTTTATTATCGGCTGGCTAGGCTTTAACGGTGGGAGTGTGCTGGCGTTTGATGCCCGAGTACCCGGTATCATGGTCAATACCCTGATGGCTGCGGCGGCAGGCGGCATGGTCGCTTTGTTGATCAGCTATTGCTTGTCTGGCCGCCACCGGGTGACGACCATGACGATCAACGGCACCCTGGCCGGGCTGGTGGCCATCACTGCTGGCGTGCACAGCGTTTCAACCTTGGCGGCCATGGTCATTGGCGCCCTAGGCTGTCTTTGCATGCTGGCAGCAGAACAATTGTTACTCAAATTTGAACTGGATGACCCTGTTGGCGCCGTCCCGGTACATCTGGTGGCAGGTATCTGGGGAACGTTGGCAGTGGCGTTTTTTGGCCGAGCGGAACAGCTGCAAACCGGCTTATCCTTCAGTGGACAGTTCCAGGCACAGCTCTTTGGCATTGTGGCCATCGGCTTGTTCAGCTTTTCTCTGGCCCTTGTGTTTCTGTGGCTGCTCAAACAACTGATGCCTCTCAGGGTCAGTGTAGAAGGGGAGCGAGACGGGCTTAACGTATCTGAACATGGGGCCCGAACCGAGTTGGTAGACCTGTTACAGGCTATGGCTGGGCAGGAGAAAAGCGGCGACCTGCAACATAAGGTTCACGCTGAACCTTTCACCGAAGTCGGGCTGATCGCAGCCCAATATAATCGGGTGATGGCCAGGCTAAACCAAGTGATCACCCGCACCCGCCTGATTGTGCGCGACATCCGCGATGGGGTGATCACCTTCAACAGCAAAGGAATTATTTCCAGTGTTAATCCCGGCGCGGAGCATCTGTTTGCGCGCACCCGGGAGCAACTGATAGGCCAGTCCACGGCATTATTGTTGCACAGAAACAATAGCGCCCTGTATACCCATGCCAGCCCGGAACAGATTTTGCCGCGCCTGGCCGCCAGCGAAAACGTCGGTCCCCATGAACTCATCGCGCGGGGGGCTAATGATCAACCCTTCTACATCGAAGTCACCACGGCCGCCAGCCCCACCGAAGCGGGCGTACAATACAGCGCCGTTATCCGGGATATCAGTGAGCGCAAGCGCATTGAGGAGCAGTTGCACCGGCACTCGGAGCTGGCTCAGGTAACCCTTGAAGCGATTACCGAGGGTGTCATTACGTTTGATGCACAAATGCACACGGTTTATTTAAATCCCATTGCCGCCGCGCTAACTGGCTGGTCCTCCCAGCAGGCGTTTGGTAAACCGGCCGAGCAAATATTGTGTTTAAAGAGTATCGAAGGGGACAACATGGCGGTATTGCCCCTGTTTCAACAACAGAAAAAGCAATGCCTGCAGTTGATTAAAAAAAGAGGCAAGCCCTCCGATATTGAACTGACCCCGGCTCCCTTGCACAACCATGCAGGTGAACCGGTGGGGTGGGTTGTGGTGATGCAGGATGTTACCCACAGTAAATTGTTGCAGAAGCAACTGAGTTTTCAGGCGATACACGACCCCCTCACTGGGCTGATCAACCGGCGCGAGTTTGAGCGTTCCCTACAGAGCCTGATTCAGGATGTCGAGCACAATGCCAGTGAGCATCTGCTCTGCTATCTGGACTTGGACCAGTTCAAGATCGTCAACGACACTTGCGGACACCAGGCCGGCGATGAATTATTGAAACAACTGGCCAACACCCTCAAACCCCTGCTGCGCCAAAGTGACATCCTGGCACGCTTGGGCGGCGACGAGTTCGGTGTATTGCTCAGTCACTGCCCTTTAAACCAGGGCCAAGAAATTGCAGAGCAACTGCGCGAAGCGGTTTGTGGATTTCATTTTTCCTGGGGTGGTCAAGTATTTGCCGTGGGTGTCAGTATCGGCATAGTGCACCTGACCCAACCCTGCGGTGATCTGGGTATCATGCTGAGCAAAGCGGATACTGCCTGTTATTTAGCGAAAAACCTGGGGCGTAACCGGGTGCACCTGCACCTGCCGGACAGCAGCGAAGTCAAACTACAGACCGATCAAGTGCAGTGGGTTAACCGCATTCGACAAGCCCTCAATGAAGATCACTTCCGTCTGTTTTGCCAGCCTATCATGGCACTGGATCAGGCGGACGCTAGCCCGGCCCACTATGAGATTCTACTGCGGCTTAAGGATGCGCGGGGGCACATGGTGCCGCCCGGCGCGTTTCTGCCTTCGGCTGAACGGTTTAACCTGATGCCGCAGATAGACCTCTGGGTCATCCGTAACACCTTAGTCTGGATGGGCGGCCAGTTGCGTGGCAGTCATCTTGACCTGCATTGTTCGATCAACCTGTCCGGGGCCTCCATCGGCCACCCCGAGTGCCTGCAAACCATTCGCGAGCAGTTGACTAAACACCAGGTGCCGGCCCATCGGGTCTGTTTTGAGATCACCGAAACAACCGCTATGGCGAACCTAAAAAAGGCCCAAGATTTTATCAGCGAGCTTAGAGTTCTAGGTTGCAAGTTTGCCCTGGATGATTTTGGCAGTGGCCTGTCATCCTTCGGGTATTTGAAGCATCTGTCGGTAGATTACCTCAAAATTGATGGCATTTTTATCCGTGAGTTGGCGCAGAGCCCGATCGACCGGGCAATGGTAGACTCCATCAATACCATCGGGCACATCATGGGTTTAAAGACCGTTGCCGAGTTTGTAGAGGATGGCGCCACCCTTGAGGTATTGCGCCAGCTGGGCGTAGATTATGCCCAAGGCTACCATCTGGGCCGACCACAACCGCTAGAAAGCCTGGGGAATGCGCATGTAATGCTCCGCTGA
- a CDS encoding demethoxyubiquinone hydroxylase family protein translates to MTPLLIDQKHKDSLARTGVSRQFQQELRCSHAGETGAVWIYRGILAARPTGALLEFAREHLQTEQQHLGMFDDLSVCYRRSLILPLWRLAGFLTGFLPSLIGKNAVFATIEAVETFVDLHYQAQIQSLSPCVHRESERAILDLFETCRLDEVAHRDDAAQRRTGKPTASMSLWTTMVGGGSRSAVSLARFL, encoded by the coding sequence ATGACCCCATTACTGATTGATCAGAAGCATAAGGATAGTCTTGCGAGAACGGGCGTAAGCCGACAGTTCCAGCAAGAGCTGAGGTGCAGTCACGCAGGCGAAACCGGTGCGGTGTGGATATATCGTGGCATCTTGGCCGCACGGCCGACCGGAGCGCTGCTGGAGTTCGCGAGGGAACATCTGCAAACCGAGCAGCAGCACCTGGGTATGTTCGATGACCTCAGTGTTTGTTACCGCCGCAGCCTGATCCTGCCGCTATGGCGATTGGCAGGATTTCTGACTGGGTTTCTGCCTTCTTTAATAGGCAAAAACGCTGTCTTTGCCACCATCGAAGCCGTCGAAACCTTTGTTGACCTGCACTACCAGGCCCAGATCCAGTCGCTCAGCCCTTGCGTTCATCGCGAGTCCGAGCGGGCGATACTGGATCTGTTTGAAACCTGCCGCCTGGATGAGGTGGCACACAGAGATGACGCAGCCCAGAGGCGTACCGGGAAACCGACAGCCAGCATGAGTCTTTGGACGACCATGGTGGGCGGAGGCTCCCGCAGCGCCGTCAGTTTGGCGCGATTCCTTTAG